The window CAGCTAACTCCCCCTCAAGCTCTGTGTCATCGTACGATCGATACAGCTGGCTCACGAGAGCTCGGATCACTGGTGGGAGTCGGAACGTATACTGGAGGCGTGAGAGGCGTATTGAATCTGGCCCCATGTCGTCGTGATCTGCGAGGTCGTGAACCGCCTCGAACGCGCTCGAATAAGGCTGGTACAGCTCAACAGGAGGTCGATCTTCCTCCTCCCAATCATGAGCAACGATCGGTGAGAGCTGTCGGTGATCCCCTGCGAGCAGAATGCGGCCGTCTGGAGCAACTGTCGTTGAGAGGGCTAAGAAGTGAGGGAACACCAGCATACTGGCTTCATCCACGATCAACTCATCTGCGTAGAATTCTCCATCATCTCCGCCGAATGTTGCTGAATCATCGAGCGTACTCATCTGCTTGAGAATACCGTTAACAGTCCCTCCAATGAGCAATACGCCATCCTCACGGTACCCATCAAGCTGCCGAATGTTCCCGTTTGTGCCGGTCTCAACTACCCTTCCACCCGGACCTTCACTGTCGACTTTAACGAGGGTGAGCTCTGGAACATCGAATCCTAACCGTTCAGCAATATCTCGGAACTCATCCTCAACTTCGGCAATTCGATCTAGAAGATTATCGACGGAGCGGTGTGTGTTTCCACTCATCAGCACGGTATCCCCTTGTTCGAGGTGATCCACCAATCTGAGGAGTATCGCGAATGCCGTCGTTGTCGTCTTTCCAGTTCCGGGAGGTCCGTGGACTAAATTGACCCGAGTCGAGAGACCTTCAAGAATTGTATCAACCTGCGACTCCTGGAGTGTATGACCATCTCCGACTTCTAAGGCGTTTAGTAATTCCTCATACCTATCGGCCTGATCTTCCGAGATCGGTGTAATTGATGGTACTGTTGGAGACTCTGGATCAAGCCAGCGCAGCGCATGCTGTCCGTGTCCTGATTCGAGCCGTGAATGGACTTTTCCGGCCGTGAAGTCGGTAATGCTGTCTGTAAGAATGAAGCGTGTATCTGGGCTATAGTAGTGTTCTCCAGCATCCCCGTACGGATGACTCTCAAGTGAATACCGGTCATCAGGTGAGTGTCTCCCTTCAAGGAAGATAGTTTCATTTTCCCAATCAATCCGCTCAATAGCAAATATGTTTCCACCCCTTGATAGCTGGCCAAAAGTGGGACCATCATCTGGATCGTCCGGTGCTGGACTCACTCTCGTATAACTTCCTTCATCAAACGAAGTCCGTAGTCGATATTCATCAATAGTGATATCATACGGGTCAAAATCGAGATCTGCTCGGAGAACTCCGTCTTCTTGCCAAACCGCATTACGGAGCGGCATAGCCTCTCCTTCAGGCACCCGATGCGACATAGGCCGCATATTTTTTGTAAACCATTCTGTAGTTCCAACGTGGCTATCCAGAAGAAGGAAATCGATTGCTGCGCGTGCCGCGTTATCAACATCTAGGTCAAACTGTCCTAATTCCGCCACAGTAAGCGGTTCTTTGGTGATATCTTCATTGTGATATCCAATCTGTTCGTCAATCCATCGGAGAGCATGTGTACGTGCTGTTTGGTAGGATCGAAGCTTTAGTCGATTGGCACGGTGGTATCGATTTAATTGATTCCTGACGCGCGGATTGTCGAAAGCACTCGTATCGGGAAGGCTTCCCCATACAACGTGCATATACGGTACTGGTAGACTATCGAAGAATCGACTCCGGATTTCGAACCGAGGTGAACGGTCCGTTTCCTCGTCTGACTCCGCCCAGTCATTCGAATTTGTAAGATCAAGAGTGGTCTTGAAATCGAAAACATCCTGTTCAAATATTCGGTCTAGCTCTACTGTCTCACCAGCTACGTTCCTATCCCAATGGAACTCATTCCCAAACCAGGTCAAGTCCGTTGCGACCCCTAGTCCTCTTCCAGTCCACCCGAGCGCAAACCTATCGTCGACCTCACTCCGAAGGCTCGAATAGATCATCTGCTCAAGCGGCTCGCGACAACCCAACAGCTCCCGCAAGTGGCTCAGTAGCCTTGTTCCTGCCCGAGATGCCGCTTCTATCAGGTGATTTATTTCTGATTCTGACCAGACGTAGAAGTGAATACGCTCTCTCTCCGATTCTGAAACGACGGTAATGGCATCAATTAAATCATACAAAAAGTCGTGAATTAGATTTGTCTCAGAAGCGGTATCTCGGTCATAATCTCCTGTCCAACCTATCGGCTGAAGACTAACGATATCTTCCCCGTTCAAATCACGAGTTTCTCCCTCCTCATCCGGATTTTGCTCGACGACACTTGGTGTAGTGTCGCGCGACCAGTTCCCCTCTGAGTCCCGATTGTACTCTACAGGAGTGTCAACTTCCCAGTCGCTTCGTGTAACATGCGCTGAGATTGCGACGACACGGTCCTCGGTGTAATCATAGTCTACATTGAGGTATACACGGAGAAGACGATCCCCGTCAATTTCGTGTGAGGGCAATTGGCTTTCTCCTTGATTCGGGAGGGGTTCAACAGCATACTCATCATCCGGACTATCTCCTGGAAGCGTCTGCCGTCTGGCTTCAGCTCGGGCTTTGAGTGCCTGTAATTCCTCTCTCACAGTCTGATTACTCCGCAACCTGTGAGCCGCTGGCGAGTCGAGATCTAGGTCCGCCAAATCGTCGATATCCTCGATGTCCTCTTCATTGAATGCGCGAATCGCAGTTGGAGAGAGGCCCAAAAGCTCCAGTCGTCGTTTTCTCCCACTTTCTGAAAAGCAATGAACATCGAAAACACACTGATCGCACTTCGGATTTAATTGATAATCTAGATCGTCAATGTCAGCAACATCAGTTGTAATGACTTGTTCAAAAGTTCCACCTTCGCGCAGGAGTTCCTCGACGTCGCTCGTCTCCGAATCTAGGTCTAGCGGATCAAGCTGAAGGATATCCTCTATCTGATTCGTTGTTTCATCCACCCGCCCTACCACATATTCTACGTCTTCGGGCT is drawn from Halorubrum sp. CBA1229 and contains these coding sequences:
- a CDS encoding AAA domain-containing protein; protein product: MSTSPYPLSATEIAQYVRHHSCDRRLRLGYDNRSATEELPFAERLFNSLDPVLQLRGEQLEDEWANSLRDEGVTEIEEGVAEGTPIADPSNGAVDDSSADNDSTNISWNQFVDSLTDVEPGTPVFTREVEIQGIIGTFDVSGRIDFVVLRWEGSEAKLRIVETKSSRKDKTNHYIQVATYKLILEQLIDDGIYLPGGIIKPEDVEYVVGRVDETTNQIEDILQLDPLDLDSETSDVEELLREGGTFEQVITTDVADIDDLDYQLNPKCDQCVFDVHCFSESGRKRRLELLGLSPTAIRAFNEEDIEDIDDLADLDLDSPAAHRLRSNQTVREELQALKARAEARRQTLPGDSPDDEYAVEPLPNQGESQLPSHEIDGDRLLRVYLNVDYDYTEDRVVAISAHVTRSDWEVDTPVEYNRDSEGNWSRDTTPSVVEQNPDEEGETRDLNGEDIVSLQPIGWTGDYDRDTASETNLIHDFLYDLIDAITVVSESERERIHFYVWSESEINHLIEAASRAGTRLLSHLRELLGCREPLEQMIYSSLRSEVDDRFALGWTGRGLGVATDLTWFGNEFHWDRNVAGETVELDRIFEQDVFDFKTTLDLTNSNDWAESDEETDRSPRFEIRSRFFDSLPVPYMHVVWGSLPDTSAFDNPRVRNQLNRYHRANRLKLRSYQTARTHALRWIDEQIGYHNEDITKEPLTVAELGQFDLDVDNAARAAIDFLLLDSHVGTTEWFTKNMRPMSHRVPEGEAMPLRNAVWQEDGVLRADLDFDPYDITIDEYRLRTSFDEGSYTRVSPAPDDPDDGPTFGQLSRGGNIFAIERIDWENETIFLEGRHSPDDRYSLESHPYGDAGEHYYSPDTRFILTDSITDFTAGKVHSRLESGHGQHALRWLDPESPTVPSITPISEDQADRYEELLNALEVGDGHTLQESQVDTILEGLSTRVNLVHGPPGTGKTTTTAFAILLRLVDHLEQGDTVLMSGNTHRSVDNLLDRIAEVEDEFRDIAERLGFDVPELTLVKVDSEGPGGRVVETGTNGNIRQLDGYREDGVLLIGGTVNGILKQMSTLDDSATFGGDDGEFYADELIVDEASMLVFPHFLALSTTVAPDGRILLAGDHRQLSPIVAHDWEEEDRPPVELYQPYSSAFEAVHDLADHDDMGPDSIRLSRLQYTFRLPPVIRALVSQLYRSYDDTELEGELAERPPDVADNGDPFTNIWEQDTGLFLLTHDENESRVSNPFEAEVIEQLLDSPAADDLDDGSVAVLTPHTAQRSHLQERLEEELDGPVDVVDTVERLQGGEAENVIVSATASDPTAIGLNEEFLLDLNRSNVAFSRTESRLIVICSQSLLNHIPPEVEEYNAAMLWKSLRSICSIQRGEVGIDDHEVRMLVPDPESEEIQEVLD